The proteins below come from a single Micropterus dolomieu isolate WLL.071019.BEF.003 ecotype Adirondacks linkage group LG05, ASM2129224v1, whole genome shotgun sequence genomic window:
- the creb3l3a gene encoding cyclic AMP-responsive element-binding protein 3-like protein 3-A, which translates to MELYRDQGCDGIELLDWLFDQNDGILRHEETGNHHTWPMQDPIMLQPAEQADNDFLNALLSGSDSVSGSPLWSPSPSDSGISEDPPSDQMDSPQRPESPHGDTQYFGTRPQTKAALEANVSIDINGWEPDFPTGRTRITQYPSDIHRPQLSSGFPLTVKDLLLSGTPEPTPHPSQQSIQELILNEDEKKLLAKEGVTLPSQLPLTKYEERILKKIRRKIRNKQSAQESRKKKKEYIDGLESRMAACNAHNQELQRKVSQLEKCNMSLMEQLRRLQALVMNTSNKTAQTGTCVLVLLLSFSLILFPSLKPFSDTKVSQGDFSPVRIQSRSLQNLQASRVLHVTDPPFSAEDESESLHRHFSGDRGLEDITALMGKLRVNQDRSSLETMSLNSSEEERMGHFHVDPITGHIASLTLDPQRSTRLQPHADDM; encoded by the exons ATGGAGCTCTACCGAGATCAG GGTTGTGATGGCATCGAGCTGCTTGACTGGCTGTTTGATCAAAACGATGGAATTCTCCGTCATGAGGAAACAGGCAACCATCACACCTGGCCAATGCAGGACCCAATT ATGCTGCAGCCAGCCGAACAGGCAGACAATGACTTCCTCAATGCCCTCCTGAGTGGAAGTGATTCTGTGTCGGGCTCGCCTCTGTGGTCCCCTTCTCCCAGTGACAGCGGGATCAGCGAGGACCCTCCTTCAGACCAGATGGACAGCCCTCAGCGCCCTGAGAGCCCCCATGGGGACACTCAGTATTTCGGTACGAGGCCACAAACTAAGGCAGCCCTGGAAGCCAACGTCTCCATTGACATCA ATGGCTGGGAGCCCGACTTCCCAACAGGCAGGACAAGGATTACACAATATCCGTCTGATATACATAGACCGCAGCTGTCCTCTGGCTTCCCGCTGACTGTAAAAGATCTTCTTCTGTCTGGCACACCAGAGCCC ACCCCACACCCATCCCAACAGTCGATCCAAGAGTTGATTCTCAATGAAGATGAGAAGAAGCTTTTGGCTAAGGAGGGGGTGACTCTACCCAGCCAACTACCTCTTACAAAG TATGAAGAAAGGATTCTGAAGAAAATACGCAGAAAGATTCGCAATAAGCAGTCGGCCCAGGAGAGcaggaaaaagaagaaggagtATATTGATGGACTGGAGAGCAG GATGGCTGCCTGCAATGCACACAACCAGGAGCTGCAGAGGAAAGTGTCCCAGCTGGAGAAATGCAACAT GTCACTAATGGAACAGTTGCGCAGGCTGCAGGCTCTGGTCATGAATACATCTAACAAGACTGCACAGACTGGGACATGTGTACTG GTACTCCTGCTGTCCTTCTCCCTAATCCTGTTCCCCAGCCTCAAGCCCTTCTCTGACACCAAGGTCAGCCAAGGAGACTTCAGTCCAGTCAGAA TCCAGTCACGGTCCCTGCAGAACCTTCAAGCTTCCCGTGTGCTGCATGTCACTGATCCCCCCTTCTCTGCTGAGGATGAATCAGAGTCGCTGCACCGGCATTTCTCAGGAGACCGAGGATTGGAAGATATTACCGCACTGATGGGAAAACTGAGAGTGAACCAAGACCGGTCCAGTTTGGAGACCATGTCTCTAAACAGCAGTGAGGAAGAAAGGATGGGTCATTTCCACGTAGACCCAATTACTGGTCACATAGCTTCTT